Within Actinobaculum sp. 313, the genomic segment GGCTGAACTCCACGCCAAACCATCGCCCCACGAATCCGAGGAATCCTCGTAGTCGATCCCAAACTGGGGGGCAACCATTGCCATCACCCCACAAACCCTAGAAATCCTGCTACCCCATACCACACGACACCACAGCACGCCGAATGGCACAAGTCAGGTCGTATATCTATTCGACGACTATGGATCTGCTCCGGGTTTTTCACCGGTGCCCGGCTTCTTCACAGAATCACAAGAATAACTCGGAGCAGATCCATAGCCCGAGCAACACATCACCCGACAGCAGCGCAGTGACCGGTGGGGGCGCCCCGCCGTCGTCGGCAATCCAACACCGCACCCGACGACCACACCCACCAGCACCCACAAAGGGCCTTTTGAAGCGTCCTGGGTTTTGTTCCTAGCTGCTTTTGAGAGGATAGGAGTAGGCCAAGGAAGTATTCGCAGGAGTATCGGGAACGTGTGGTCAGGCTGGTATCTGATCGGCTGTCGGAGGATTCCTCGTGTTCTACGTGGCAGGCAGTCGGTCTCTTCTTCCTCTTGCCCTGAACGTCATTCATCTCGAACAATGACGGTATGGCATGCTGCGCCGGTCTCCCAATCAGGAGGAGTGTTTCACGCCTCGGGGAGCCCGGACGGCATACCAACTTCGCTCTGCAAGAGAAACCTGACAAGAAAAGACTAGACAAAGACTAGACAAAGAAAGCTTGACAAGAGACAGGGAGGACTCATGAAAGCTTTTGCCATGATCAAGATTGGCGAGGTCGGTTGGATCGAGAAGGACCGCCCCACTTGCGGCCCCAATGATGCGATCTGCAAGCCTCTCGCCGTCGCCATTTGTACCTCCGATGTGCACACGGTATGGGAGGGCGCAGTAGGACCACGCGAAAACCTGGTTCTCGGCCACGAAGGCTGCGCCGAGGTCGTCGAAGTCGGCTCCGAAGTGAAGGACTTCAAGCCCGGTGACCGCGTCCTCGTACCAGCCATCACCCCCGACTGGAACTCGCTGGAGGCGCAGGCCGGCTTCTCTATGCATTCCGGTGGCATGCTGGCCGGGTGGAAGTTCTCCAACATTAAGGACGGCCTTGATTCCGAGTATTTCCACGTGAACGACGCCGACGGCAACCTGGCACATATGCCCGAGGGAATCAGCCTCATTGACGCCTGTATGCTCTCCGACATGGTTCCCACCGGCCTGCACGGCGTCGAACTGGCGGATGTCCAATTCGGCGACACCGTCCTCGTGATTGGTATCGGACCAGTGGGTCTTATGAGCGTGGCCGGATCGGCACTGCGGGGCGCCTCCCGCATCATTGCCGTCGGCACCCGCCCCCGCTGCGTCGAGGTGGCCAAAAAATATGGTGCGGATGAATTCATCAGCTACAAGGACGGACCAATTGAGGATCAAGTCCTTGCCCGTACCGACGGAAAAGGCGTTGATAAGGTCATCGTTGCTGGAGGAACGGTCGACACCTTCGATTCCGCAATTCGTTCATTGAAGCCAGGCGGCACCATCGGCAACGTGAACTATCTCGGCAGCGGGGAATATGTCAGGATCCCTCGTGCCGAGTGGGGTGTAGGCATGGGCCATAAGAAGATCAACGGCGGTTTGATGCCGGGCGGAAGGCTGCGTATGGAGAAGCTTGGCGCGCTGGTGGCCAACGGGAAGCTCGATGTTCGCCCGCTGGCCAGTCACGTCTTCGAAGGCTGGGATCACCTGCCGGAAGCCTTGGACCTCATGAAGGAGAAGCCGGCCGATCTGATCAAGCCCGTGGTGCTGCTGGAACAATAGGACCGACGGGCACCAACCGAGTGCGGCAGCGCTTGGTTGGCTGGCTGGGCCCGGCTTGGCTGGTCAGCTAGGCCCGAGAAGTGTAGGGAATGTCGAGAAGTGTCGGGTTTTTCGCGGAGTTTCTTGAAAAATCCGACACTTCTTGGGCTACTCACGCCTAGAAAGCGCGGTCACGCGCATCGCGACGCTCCTCGCGCCATGCCCGTTGGCACTAACCACGTCATGCCCGTTGGCACTAACCACGTCATGCCCACGCGCGCCAACCGTGGCATAGCGCCGTTATCTCAGCGCGCCTTTCCGTCGCCACGATATCAACCTCGTCACCGACGATCACCGCATGCGTAAGTCCCGCGAGCACTGCACCAAGTAGAGGAGCGACGATGAACAGCCAAAGCTGACCGGCGTTCCCCGCTTCAAAGGCCACGCCGATGGACCGGGCAGGGTTGACCGAGGTGTTCGTGATCGGAATTGACACCAGATGAATAAGCGTCAGGGTCAGCCCGATGGCCAGCGGGGCGAAGCCGCTGGGGGCGCGCTTCTCGGTTGTGCCCATGATGACGAAGAGAAAAACGGCAGTAAGGATGAACTCCGCAAGGAATGCTGCAAGCAACCCGTATCCAGAAGGCGAATGATCCGCATAGCCGTTAGCTGCGAAGCCATCCACCGCAACGTCGAATCCTGGGCGTCCCTTCGCCATACCGAAGAGAATGCCGCCAGCAATCAAGCCTGCAACGATTTGCGTGCAGACGTAGGGCAGCACATCCTTCCACGGAAAACGCTTACCGACGGAGAGCCCGAATGTGACTGCTGGATTGAAATAGCCGCCCGAAACAGATCCGACTGCATATGCCATTGTGAGGACGGAGAGACCGAAAGCGATAGCGACGCCCAGGTAGCCGACCCTGTCACCCGTGAAAACCGCCGTTCCACAGCCGACAAAGACAAGTCAGAAGGTGCTGAGAAACTCCACACCAAGGCGATGGACAAGACGCGATGCCATATTGAGCCTTTCACATAACCCCTATAGCAGGCGTAGATCAGCCTGACAGCTGGGATGCATCCGAGCAGTAGTCGGCACACGCCCAAACCGCAACCAAAGGCACACGCCCAAGCCAGTGTCGGCGGTTGTCATCAGTGGCCGCCACCCTCGAGACTGAAATACATCCCCGTCCCTGCAGCCCAAACACTCCCAGCCTCACAAGCGGCGAATCCCCAGAACCCCAGGCAGGCCATGCACACACCAAATACACCGATGGCGGTCACCACCCACGCCGTCTGCTAAGGGGTAATCCTTGCCCACAACTCCCTCGCGGTATGCGACGTTGATTCTCCGGGCCCCGGCGACGCGTTGCATCATCGCTCGCGGGTAGCCATCGATTCGTTCAAGCGCAGCACCCGAGGTGAACTGTAGTCTCTACTTCTTTCGCCGCCATCCTCTCGCAACTACTCTCGCTATGTTTCACAAATCTTGCATTTCTTGCACTGTTGTTACATTCTGAGAATTCTCTCATCCGGTGCTCATGCCCCTCTTTCCGCCGCTTGTAAACCTAGAAACGTACACGAAAGAGAGGAAGACCAATGCGTGATCCACACAAGGTTGTGCTTTACAGCCATGATTCGCAAGGCCTGGGCCACCTCCGGCGGAATCTCGCTATCGCACATCAACTCGTACGCGATGTGCCGACCATAACCGGGCGCGATCTGACGGGTCTTATCATCTCTGGGCTTTCGCCCGAGTTAGGCTTTCCCCTACCGGAGGGATTCGACTGGGTCACTATCCCCGGCGTGGCAAAAGGGCGGCATGGATACGAGCCGCGCCATCTGCGCGGTCCAACGAAGGAACTCATTGCACTTCGTTCGGAACTGCTCGATGCAGCGCTACTGAACTTCGCGCCGGACATAACGATTATCGACCGCCACATCTTCGGGGTGTGGCACGAGCTGCGTGCTCCGCTCCTTCGCCTGCGCACCATGCACCCCGAGTCACATGTCGTACTTGGGCTACGCGATATTCTCGATACACCCGACGTAGCACAGGCAGAGTGGGAGGAACGCGGCGACCCGCAGTTACTAGGAGAAATCATTGACCATGTCTGGATCTATGGCGATCCGGCAGTCCATGACTCCATCAGTACTCGTGAAGTCCCGCCCACTCTAGCTGATCGCGCCCATTACACGGGCTATCTCGCCTCCGGGCGTAGCATCAGCGACCGGGAGGCGCAAGAGATACCCCAACCCTACGTCTTCACCACGGTGGGAGGAGGTTCCGATGGGTATCACCTGCTCCGAACCGCTGTCAGTCTGACACCCCCACCCGGACACCGGCACGTCGTCGTCGCCGGACCGCAACTAGACGACGTCGACTTCGCCGAAGTTCGCGCGCTCGCGCCCGTGGGAACGGAAGTCCACAAGACCTTACCGGGGATAAGCACGCACATAGCCCGTGCCGCGGCCGTGATTTCCATGGGTGGCTACAACACGGTATGCGAGACACTGGCAACGACGACCCCAGCTCTTATTGTTCCGCGCGAAACGCCGCGACTCGAACAACTCATTCGCGCCACCGCCCTCAACCGCATCGGGGCAGCCGACATGATGCGTTCCGAGGAAATCACCGCCCAGGCTCTGTCCCGTTGGGCACGCGACGCCGTGACCCGAAAGATTGACCGATCATCTATTAAACGTAACGGACTGGCACATGTTGCACGCTACGCAGCCGACCTGTTGCTGTCCGACTCTCTTGTAGGAGGTACACGATGAGCCGCATCGCATATGTTCTCAAGGTCTACCCGCGCTTCTCCGAAACTTTTGTTGTCACGGAGATGCTCGCGCGGGAAGCCCAGGGAGAGCAGTTGAGCATTTACGCGCTGCGCTCCACCACTGATGCACGTTTTCACCCCGAGATAGCCAAGGTTAATGCTCCGGTAACATGGGTACCGCGCCCGCACAAGGCCTCGGAGATGTGGCAGGAGATCACCGATTCCCTCGACGAACCCTCGTTAATCAGGCGTTTCGCCGAGTTGTTCCCGAAGCTATCCGAATTGCCCGCCGATGAAGTAGCACAGGGCGCCTGGTTGGCGCGGCAGGTACGGCAGGACGGCATTACCCACCTGCATGCGCATTTTGCCTCCCTTGCTGGGCGAATCGCCTGGATCGCCTCGCGGCTCAGCGGAGTTCCATACACCCTCACCACCCATGCCAAGGACATTTTTCATGAGTCGGTTGACCCGGTGTGGCTGCGCACCGTGTGCAGCGGAGCCAATCGTGTGGTGGCGATCAGCCGCTTTAACGAAGCGTATCTACGCGGGGTTCTACGCGGCACAGGCGCTCAGATATCTCTGCAATACAACGCACTTGACCTCACTCGTTTCCCTTACCGGCAGCAAACAGCCCGCCTGGTTCGGTCAGATGACAACGCACTGAAGGTAGCCGCCGTCGGCAGACTTGTACCCAAGAAGGGATTCGCTGACCTGATAACGGCGGCGCATATGGCATTGCTAGCCGGAACTAAACTCGACGTTAGAATCGCCGGTGACGGCGAGTTATACGGCGAACTTGCCACACAGATCGAACAACTTGGAATCGCCGAACATGTTCATCTTCTCGGACCAAAAACCCAGAATGAAGTGCGTCAATTGCTCGAGGATTCCGACGTCTTCGCCGCGCCATGTATCCGCGCCACAGACGGGAACATCGATGGCCTTCCCACGGTGATCCTCGAAGCCATGGCAACCGGAACGCCGGTTATCGCCACCAATGTCAGTGGCCTGCCCGAGGTGGTGCGCGACGGCGAGACCGGGATCCTGCTCGAGCCGGGAGACACCGTCGCCCTGGCTGGAGTCCTGCGGGACTTGGCGCACGGGCGTGTTGATACTGAGCTGCTCACTCACCAGGCGCGACGCCTGATTGAAGAGCAGTTCGACAGTCGCAAGCAGGCACGGGTTCTAGCGGGTTGGGAATCCCCGGAGTTCCCCGAAGTTCCAGCGACGACGGCCGCCTCTAGCGCTCCTGCTGATGTGGCCAGTGCGGCCAGCCACATTGCCGATTCCCACAGCGGCACAGCCGGTGTGCACGACGGCACAGCCGGTGTGTACGACGGCACAGCCGCTGCGTCCAACGGCACACCAAGCGCCCACGGTGGCGTATCTGCCAGCCAGGCACCCGCATACGACATGGCCGAGCTTGCCACCACGATCTCAGGAGAGGAGTCACACTGATGCGGATAGCTTACGTGTGTGTCGACCCCGGCATCGAAGTCTTCGGCACCAAGGGGGCGTCGGTTCATATTCAGGAAGTAGTCCGTGAACTACGTCGGCGCGGGCACGACGTCGTCGTGTATGCGCTGCGGCGCGGCGGGGAGGTCCCAGACGATCTGGCCGATCTGCAGGTGGAGGAGAACGCCCTAGAAGACACCGCTACCACGGCACAGCGTGAGCACGCCCAGCAGCGTGCCTCCGCGCGGATCGCAGAGCGAATTCGCGCCAACGGCATGCCTGATCTCATTCTTGAACGGTACTCTCTGTTCTCCAGCGTGCTTGCCATCCTGTGTGGCGACGGCGAGTGGGGAAAGAACCGCCATGAGGGCGGGGAGCGCACAGCCAACGGAACTCCACGAGACGAGGAGGGAGTCCCGCCAGTCGATGGGAGTGCGCCCTTCGACATCGACGTCCCGCCTGTTGGCGGGGACTTGCCATCCAACGACGTCCCGCCTGTTGGCGTGCTGGAGGTCAACGCACCCCTGATTGACGAACAACGTACACACCGCGAACTGGAGGACGAGGACACCGCATGGGAACTGCTGCGGCGCCAATGCGCTGCGGCGCAGGCCGTTATCTGCGTGTCTGACCCGGTAAAGCGTTGGGTTCATACGCACACCGGAAGCACTCGTGTACATACCGTGCCCAACGGTGTGAATACCGAAAGGATCCGACCTCAGCCAGAGGCATCAGGTCCTGCAATCGTCACCTTCGTCGGCACCCTTAAGCCGTGGCACGGCGTGGCCGACCTGCTACGGGCAGCGAACGTGGCGAAGGGACCCTGGCGACTGCGAATCATAGGGAACGGGCCGGAACGTGATCGGCTGGAACGGCTGGCACGCCAGCTGCGTGTGGACACCGATTTCCGCGGGGCAGTCTCTCCCGCAAGA encodes:
- a CDS encoding glycosyltransferase family 4 protein, translated to MRIAYVCVDPGIEVFGTKGASVHIQEVVRELRRRGHDVVVYALRRGGEVPDDLADLQVEENALEDTATTAQREHAQQRASARIAERIRANGMPDLILERYSLFSSVLAILCGDGEWGKNRHEGGERTANGTPRDEEGVPPVDGSAPFDIDVPPVGGDLPSNDVPPVGVLEVNAPLIDEQRTHRELEDEDTAWELLRRQCAAAQAVICVSDPVKRWVHTHTGSTRVHTVPNGVNTERIRPQPEASGPAIVTFVGTLKPWHGVADLLRAANVAKGPWRLRIIGNGPERDRLERLARQLRVDTDFRGAVSPARIPEHLAGTAIGVAPYPEPRRAADHYFSPLKVHEYLAAGLPVVASAVGQLPELLRGVGLLVPPSDPRALAAALDYLAINPQERARLGRLARQRAERQHSWSVAVDRILRLAGLHETDSDAVAPPAVGNSPVGNTQATSNNASGDASPILYAYQKKGDA
- a CDS encoding NAD(P)-dependent alcohol dehydrogenase, producing the protein MKAFAMIKIGEVGWIEKDRPTCGPNDAICKPLAVAICTSDVHTVWEGAVGPRENLVLGHEGCAEVVEVGSEVKDFKPGDRVLVPAITPDWNSLEAQAGFSMHSGGMLAGWKFSNIKDGLDSEYFHVNDADGNLAHMPEGISLIDACMLSDMVPTGLHGVELADVQFGDTVLVIGIGPVGLMSVAGSALRGASRIIAVGTRPRCVEVAKKYGADEFISYKDGPIEDQVLARTDGKGVDKVIVAGGTVDTFDSAIRSLKPGGTIGNVNYLGSGEYVRIPRAEWGVGMGHKKINGGLMPGGRLRMEKLGALVANGKLDVRPLASHVFEGWDHLPEALDLMKEKPADLIKPVVLLEQ
- a CDS encoding glycosyltransferase, whose amino-acid sequence is MRDPHKVVLYSHDSQGLGHLRRNLAIAHQLVRDVPTITGRDLTGLIISGLSPELGFPLPEGFDWVTIPGVAKGRHGYEPRHLRGPTKELIALRSELLDAALLNFAPDITIIDRHIFGVWHELRAPLLRLRTMHPESHVVLGLRDILDTPDVAQAEWEERGDPQLLGEIIDHVWIYGDPAVHDSISTREVPPTLADRAHYTGYLASGRSISDREAQEIPQPYVFTTVGGGSDGYHLLRTAVSLTPPPGHRHVVVAGPQLDDVDFAEVRALAPVGTEVHKTLPGISTHIARAAAVISMGGYNTVCETLATTTPALIVPRETPRLEQLIRATALNRIGAADMMRSEEITAQALSRWARDAVTRKIDRSSIKRNGLAHVARYAADLLLSDSLVGGTR
- the aqpZ gene encoding aquaporin Z, with protein sequence MGVAIAFGLSVLTMAYAVGSVSGGYFNPAVTFGLSVGKRFPWKDVLPYVCTQIVAGLIAGGILFGMAKGRPGFDVAVDGFAANGYADHSPSGYGLLAAFLAEFILTAVFLFVIMGTTEKRAPSGFAPLAIGLTLTLIHLVSIPITNTSVNPARSIGVAFEAGNAGQLWLFIVAPLLGAVLAGLTHAVIVGDEVDIVATERRAEITALCHGWRAWA
- a CDS encoding glycosyltransferase family 4 protein, with product MSRIAYVLKVYPRFSETFVVTEMLAREAQGEQLSIYALRSTTDARFHPEIAKVNAPVTWVPRPHKASEMWQEITDSLDEPSLIRRFAELFPKLSELPADEVAQGAWLARQVRQDGITHLHAHFASLAGRIAWIASRLSGVPYTLTTHAKDIFHESVDPVWLRTVCSGANRVVAISRFNEAYLRGVLRGTGAQISLQYNALDLTRFPYRQQTARLVRSDDNALKVAAVGRLVPKKGFADLITAAHMALLAGTKLDVRIAGDGELYGELATQIEQLGIAEHVHLLGPKTQNEVRQLLEDSDVFAAPCIRATDGNIDGLPTVILEAMATGTPVIATNVSGLPEVVRDGETGILLEPGDTVALAGVLRDLAHGRVDTELLTHQARRLIEEQFDSRKQARVLAGWESPEFPEVPATTAASSAPADVASAASHIADSHSGTAGVHDGTAGVYDGTAAASNGTPSAHGGVSASQAPAYDMAELATTISGEESH